The nucleotide sequence CTGGAGGGGTATACGCAGAACACGCGGAACGTGGCCGCGTTAAAGCGGGCTCGGGAGCAGGACCTCGCCGTCCACCCGGGACAGGATATCGAGTACGTGGTCGTCGACGACGAAAAGACCTCGCGAGAGCGGGTTGCATTAGTTCACGAGGAGATCGGGTCGTACGATGCGTCGTACTACGAGACGCAACTCGTCCGGGCGATAGGGAGTCTCCTCTCTCCGTTTGGGTGGGATCGAACGGACATTCAACAGGAACTCTCGGGGGTCCGTGAGCCGGAGCTAACCGATTTCGGGTGACCGAGCAGCGAGTGATTTCAACATGGATTCACGGTCACACTCCCCGTCATCGATGTGTAAAACCATGGGGAGAGGGAGTTAGAGAGCACGGCAATAGCGCCGCGGGTACGATAGTCGCTGTCGGACGATACTGAGACCGCTACATCGCTCCCAGTTGATTTTCGTTGTCGCCACGACACAGTGTCACACCACGAACAAGAACAGGATCGTAACTGCTGTCCCGGCGATACGGACTATCACTACGGTGCCGACGGCCATTCCGTCGGAGCCACTGATCCTCTCGGCCCAAGCCAATCCCATCAGGCCAACGGTCCCAAGAGAGATGAGGACGACGCCGACGGCTCCGACGGAACCAAACTCGGCGGCACGACCGCGATCGATACCGCGGCTTCATGTCGTCGGATCAAAACTTCTTCGCCGAGCAACTGTTCGAGATTTGCGGGTGTGGTGACCGCACGGCCGGAGAGGGACAACGGCGTTCCACATCGAGAACCGACTAGTAGATACGAGTCTGCGGTCGACCAGCAATCAGTGCCGATTCGCCGAATCGAACTTCTCGGTGTCTGATACGATTGTGGAGGGCTACTGCATACAGCGCGCGAGTTGATTAGGGGACGATCACCGCTCGACACGGGGCTGCTGACAGGGTGACGTACCTCACTGGGGCGCTGGACCGAGGACGTACACGGTCCCGGACTCCCCGCCGGCGAACAGGTAGTCGTCAGCAATCGCTGGCGGCGTCGTCAACGGTGCATCGTACGTCCACGAGATAGTTCCATCACTCGGGTCGAGTGCGAGGAGACCCGTCTCGTACCCGATTCCGTAGAGCATCTCGTCACCGATGACCAGGAGCAAGTCTCCGCCGACAGCAGTTTGCCAGCGTCCGGTTCCATCGCTCGCGTCGAACGCGTAGACGGTATCGTCCCCGGACGTGTACACCGTTCCCTCGCGGGCGACAGGTGGCCGATTGGACTCGCCAGTGGGGGTGGCCCACTGTTCCGTTCCCTCGGCCGAATCGAACGCCCGCAACGATGATCCCATGTGAACGAGGACGGTGCCGTCGACGAGTATCGGTGGAGATTGGACGACCCGTTGCTCGGTGGATGTGACCTGCCACAGTTCGCTTCCGTCGGACACGTCGAATGCCCTGAGATCACCGTTTGCGCCAGTGTATACGGCGGCGTCGTCGGCCGCGGTTTTCAGGGCGATGAATCGTGTCCCACCGGCCTGTTCGACGTCGGCGCGCCACGCCTCCGTCCCGTCGGCGGCGTCGACGGCGGTTAGCGTCGGCGAGAAGTTTCCGACGTAGACGGTTCCGCCATGGAGGGTCGGCGACTGAACCTGCCCTCCGACGTCGAACGTCCACCGTTCGGTCCCGTCGGACACGTCGAACGCGTACAGGGTTCCTTCCATGGTCCCGACGTAGACGGTGTCTTCGTCGACTGCCGGCGTCGTGCGAATGTGCCCATCCGTTCGAGCGGACCAGCGGATTGCTCCCGTGTTGGCCGCCAGTGCGTAGAGGTAGTTGTCGTCGCTGCCGACGAACACGGTGTTGCCGACGACTGCTGGCGGCGAGACGTTCTCGGTGGTTCCGAACCGCCATCTGACCGAGCCATCGACCAGATCGAGTCCCGTCACACCGGTCGACACCACCCCGTCCGTCACCGCAGGGGTCACGCCACCGCTGTCCGTCGCCCAGCGACGATCACCGGTTGTGGCATCGTAGGCGTGGAGTGGTCCGCCAAGGCCGACGACGACGTCGTCGTCCGCGACGACGAGGGGAATCTGTCGGGGCGGCCCACTGGTGAAGTTGTACGTTTCCGTAATCCCAGTTCGCCACTCCACGCTCCCGTCGGCGGGCGCCAGGGACAGTACAGCAGCAGTGAACCGTTCTGTATCCGTCGGTACTGCAGTGGGCGTGTCGGTGCTCTCCGAACGTGGCGTCTCGGTTCGGGGACCGGCGTCGTCGGTGAGGGTGGTAACGTACACTGCGTCGAGTGTCACCTCCGGCGACGCAGCGACCGGGGCGTCCGTTTGACGCTGCCACTGTCGGTCCCCACCGTCGGCGGCGAGTGCGACAAGACGCGTCCCCACGCCGAGATAGACGTTCCCGTGTCCGAGAGCGGGGGCAAACGTCGGCTCGGGACCGACGGAGGCACGCCACTTGCGCCGTCCGGTCTGGGCGGCGAAGGCGATCACGCTCCCCGACGCGAGGCCAACTGTGACGACATCCTCACCGACGCCGGGGGGTGTCACCGCAGGTTCGTCCAGCGGTTGTCGCCACGCTGTCGTCCCCTCCCCGAGCAGAATCGCTCGAATCCGAGACTCCGTCGCGACCACGACCCGACCGTCAGCTACTGCGAGTCCGACCGCTGGGTCTTCGAGCGGGAGAGTCCAGCGTCGTTCGCCGGTCTGGCCCCCGATCCCGAGCAACTTCTGGTCGGCGGCGGCAACGACCGTTTCCGCCATGGCTACCGGGGCGACGTCCGTGTTTACGCGCTGTGATCCGCTCCACAGGACCCTGCCGTCCTCAGCATCCCGGGCGTAGAGGGTCCCGCTTCGCGTCACGACGACGAACGTACCGGCAGCGGCCGCTGGTGCGGTCGCAGGCGCTCCGGCAGTCGTCGTGCGAGTCCAGTACTCGACTGGCTCGTGGATCGGTCCCGGGTCGTCGATGGCACCGGTGTTACCCGCGTCGTGCTGATACTCCCGCCAGGTTCCGTTGAGGGGGGCTAGCTCACCCGAAGGCGAGGTAGTTGTGGGACCTGTTCCCGTCGGGGTGTTGGTCCCCGCGTTCTGCGACTCGGTGCCACAGCCAGCGAGGGATCCGACACCTGCCGCACAGAGTGCGAGATACCTGCGACGGTCCATAGGTCGTGTCGTGACGACGGCTAAAAGTATTTTCAGATGAATATAATGCTCGTTTGACTATCCGAGGGAGTCGGGTGGAGACACGTTGGCTGTAGGCGGTAGTTGGAGCACGCCGCCAGTCGCCACGACCGTCAGCAGGCGTTCGTCGTGCCCGTTGCGTTCGTCTCCTCGTCGGTTGCCCACGCTGGCCGCTCGAGGGACGGGGAAGTGTCGTCGAAGGCAAACGTCGTTCGTGACTCCGTCGAACTGGAGTGCAGCACCGTGGATAGCACGTAGTGAGCATACGTCTCGCCCCGTGTCTCCGTCCACGAGACGTTCGCCGAGGTGACCGTCCCCGTCTCGTCATCGACACGGACGGTCCCCGAGGCGTCGGTGAGTCGGTACACGACGCGACTCTCGTACCAGCCGGATTGTGGCTCGTACGTCGTCACGCCCGTCGAGTCCGTCTCCGTCGTCTCGTATGCGGCCACCCGGAGGT is from Haloplanus salinarum and encodes:
- a CDS encoding PQQ-binding-like beta-propeller repeat protein; translation: MDRRRYLALCAAGVGSLAGCGTESQNAGTNTPTGTGPTTTSPSGELAPLNGTWREYQHDAGNTGAIDDPGPIHEPVEYWTRTTTAGAPATAPAAAAGTFVVVTRSGTLYARDAEDGRVLWSGSQRVNTDVAPVAMAETVVAAADQKLLGIGGQTGERRWTLPLEDPAVGLAVADGRVVVATESRIRAILLGEGTTAWRQPLDEPAVTPPGVGEDVVTVGLASGSVIAFAAQTGRRKWRASVGPEPTFAPALGHGNVYLGVGTRLVALAADGGDRQWQRQTDAPVAASPEVTLDAVYVTTLTDDAGPRTETPRSESTDTPTAVPTDTERFTAAVLSLAPADGSVEWRTGITETYNFTSGPPRQIPLVVADDDVVVGLGGPLHAYDATTGDRRWATDSGGVTPAVTDGVVSTGVTGLDLVDGSVRWRFGTTENVSPPAVVGNTVFVGSDDNYLYALAANTGAIRWSARTDGHIRTTPAVDEDTVYVGTMEGTLYAFDVSDGTERWTFDVGGQVQSPTLHGGTVYVGNFSPTLTAVDAADGTEAWRADVEQAGGTRFIALKTAADDAAVYTGANGDLRAFDVSDGSELWQVTSTEQRVVQSPPILVDGTVLVHMGSSLRAFDSAEGTEQWATPTGESNRPPVAREGTVYTSGDDTVYAFDASDGTGRWQTAVGGDLLLVIGDEMLYGIGYETGLLALDPSDGTISWTYDAPLTTPPAIADDYLFAGGESGTVYVLGPAPQ